One Prolixibacteraceae bacterium DNA segment encodes these proteins:
- a CDS encoding ISL3 family transposase, which yields MNTSSIYHCLGLQDQQLLSTSYVGDTIQLKVKTKKDKLRCSRCKRMHVICCGVVERSFKGPMIGKKKCVIIIDVQRLYCKKCKIVRQEHLRFAKEQKSYIRSLEKMVLLLSSHMTIQSISRLLDLNWNIVKDIIKSHLKSKYHSPGLKGVKHIAIDEFAVRKGHVYMTCVYDLDKGVVLHVGKGKGSESLVPFWKRIKINKVQIESVAIDMSAAYILSVKTNAPKATMVFDHFHIIKKLNETISKIRRDLYNKEKDKVIKKSLKGSRWLLLKNPENLNLQKGEDSRLEKVLETNTTLFYAYYLKEELRELWNQDNIRDASKLLKQWIEEANETEIPQLKKMVELLTKHKTGILNWYKCNISTGPLEGINNKIKTLKRQAYGYRDLDFFMLKIKAMHQDIYAKCG from the coding sequence ATGAATACCAGTAGTATATATCATTGTTTAGGATTACAAGACCAGCAATTATTATCCACATCCTATGTTGGAGATACCATCCAACTTAAAGTTAAAACAAAAAAAGACAAACTACGTTGTAGTCGCTGTAAAAGAATGCATGTTATTTGTTGTGGAGTTGTTGAACGTAGTTTCAAGGGGCCAATGATAGGCAAAAAGAAGTGCGTTATTATCATAGATGTTCAACGCCTTTATTGCAAGAAATGCAAGATCGTACGTCAGGAACATTTAAGGTTTGCAAAAGAGCAGAAGTCCTATATTCGATCTTTAGAGAAGATGGTTTTACTTCTCTCTTCTCATATGACGATTCAATCAATCAGTCGACTTTTAGATCTTAACTGGAATATTGTAAAAGATATCATTAAGTCTCACTTAAAATCAAAATATCATTCTCCTGGGCTAAAGGGGGTGAAACATATTGCTATCGATGAATTCGCAGTGAGGAAGGGACATGTATACATGACTTGTGTATATGACTTAGATAAAGGAGTCGTTTTGCATGTAGGAAAAGGTAAAGGTTCCGAATCATTGGTTCCATTTTGGAAACGAATAAAGATCAATAAAGTCCAAATAGAATCTGTTGCTATTGATATGTCAGCTGCCTATATCCTTTCAGTAAAGACCAATGCACCTAAAGCTACTATGGTATTTGACCATTTCCATATAATAAAGAAACTAAATGAGACTATAAGTAAAATTAGAAGAGATCTTTACAACAAAGAGAAGGATAAGGTTATCAAGAAAAGTTTAAAAGGAAGTCGTTGGCTATTGTTAAAGAACCCAGAGAATCTCAACCTTCAGAAAGGGGAAGACTCAAGACTTGAAAAAGTATTAGAAACGAATACCACCTTGTTTTACGCATATTATTTGAAAGAAGAATTGAGAGAATTATGGAATCAAGATAATATTAGAGACGCTTCAAAATTACTTAAACAATGGATAGAAGAGGCAAATGAGACTGAAATCCCTCAGCTTAAGAAAATGGTAGAACTATTGACCAAACACAAAACAGGAATTCTAAATTGGTATAAGTGCAATATCTCCACGGGGCCTTTAGAAG